A DNA window from Pedomonas mirosovicensis contains the following coding sequences:
- a CDS encoding XrtA-associated tyrosine autokinase, which produces MSDETPKTSRRDEGVSLLERAARRLEKAQAAQGATTAIPLETVPAGSAGAAPVMEMPAPPAAATAAPAARPTARRTSGRQSRRGEIDLQSLREAGFVVPDSPSTLTAEEFRLVKRQLLLNAFAKGEAAIKNGNLILVCSAQPNEGKTFCAINLALSIASERDVTVLLVDADFAKPEVLSTLGLEGGKGLIDVIADPNIDLADCLIRTNIENLSVLPAGRQHHLTTELLASERMGAMIEEIAQRYRDRIIIFDSPPALASSAAGVLALHVGQTMFVVEAERTREQQLREGLAMVSACEHTHLLLNKTRFSASGRRFGAYYGYGYGYTYGS; this is translated from the coding sequence ATGAGTGACGAAACCCCCAAGACGAGCCGCCGCGACGAAGGCGTCTCCCTTCTGGAGCGGGCCGCCCGGCGTCTGGAAAAGGCGCAGGCCGCGCAAGGCGCGACCACGGCCATACCGCTGGAGACCGTGCCTGCTGGGTCCGCGGGCGCAGCGCCGGTAATGGAAATGCCCGCGCCGCCGGCCGCAGCAACCGCCGCTCCGGCGGCGCGGCCCACCGCGCGCCGCACGTCCGGCCGCCAGAGCCGTCGGGGCGAGATCGACCTGCAATCCCTGCGGGAAGCCGGGTTCGTGGTGCCGGACAGCCCCTCCACGCTCACGGCGGAGGAATTCCGCCTCGTCAAGCGGCAGCTGCTGCTCAACGCCTTCGCCAAGGGCGAGGCGGCGATCAAGAACGGCAACCTCATCCTGGTGTGCTCGGCCCAGCCCAACGAGGGCAAGACCTTCTGCGCCATCAACCTGGCGCTCTCCATCGCCTCCGAGCGGGACGTGACCGTGCTGCTGGTGGACGCGGATTTCGCCAAGCCCGAGGTGCTCTCCACCCTGGGACTGGAAGGCGGCAAGGGCCTGATCGACGTGATCGCCGATCCGAACATCGACCTGGCCGACTGCCTCATTCGCACCAATATCGAGAACCTGTCGGTGCTGCCGGCGGGGCGCCAGCACCACCTCACCACCGAGCTGCTGGCATCCGAGCGCATGGGCGCGATGATCGAAGAGATCGCCCAGCGTTACCGCGACCGCATCATCATTTTCGACTCGCCCCCGGCGCTGGCATCGTCAGCCGCGGGCGTGCTGGCCCTGCATGTGGGCCAGACCATGTTCGTCGTCGAGGCCGAGCGCACCCGTGAGCAGCAGTTGCGCGAGGGGCTGGCAATGGTTTCGGCGTGCGAGCACACGCATCTGTTGTTGAACAAGACCCGCTTCAGCGCGTCGGGCCGCCGGTTCGGCGCCTACTACGGGTATGGGTACGGTTACACGTACGGCTCCTGA